The window CCCGGGCGAGCCGCCATGCGGTCGGCCACCTCTTTTTGAATCATCACGACGATATTCTCCAAGGGAAGCTTCTCTTCGAGAAGCTTCATGATGATCGGCGTCGTGATGTAGTAGGGCAGGTTGGCGACGACACTGACGCCGTCCATGCCCTCGAAGTGCTGCCGGAATAGTTCTGGCAGGTCAGTCTTCAAGATGTCCCCATGGACGACAGTAGCGTGGGGATAAGGCTCTAGCGTCTCGTCCAGGATGGGCAGCAGACGCTGATCGATCTCGACGGCCAAGACGCGGCCAGCGAGCTTGGCCAACTGCTGCGTGAGCGCCCCAATGCCAGGGCCGATCTCAAGCACAGCCTTGTTCGGCCCGAGCTCTGCCGCCATGACAATCTTGCTTAGGATATTTTGGTCAATCAGAAAGTTCTGACCCAAGCTCTTCTTGAGCACCAGACCATTTCTCTTAATAATTTGTTTCGTTTTACTCGGTGTAGCCACGTCATCGGCTGTTACAATCACTTCATTGTTGGGTACATTCATGATATAGACCTCATTATCTATAGGTTCTGGATTTCACATTCTTCATTATCATTCAATTACTTAATAAACTCTGCCCAAATCTCATGCAATTTATTTCTACATGCATAGTCATGTAAGCTCATGAGAGCTTGCTGAATGAATACATATTTTCAGTTGGAAGTTGTTGCAAGAAGTGCAACAATTGCTGCTCAATTCCCGTCTGTACGAATAGAGAAAAATAGCCATTCTACTTATCAGCTTCCAAATGCTCCAAAGCCGCCTCAAATTCCTCACGAGAGATTTGAAACATCGCACAGCGCTTATAAAACTGCTTGCCATTGCAATAGCCAATCCCTAACGCTTTACCCACAATCAGCCGGCGAGAAGCCGCCTCAACATGAACAATCAACCCTGCGGCCATAAGATCCTCCATGGTCAGCTGTGAAACCGCACCATCATATTCCGTGCGAAGGCTCTGAAGAGCCTGACGGATCGTCTCAGGCGTCGCATTCTCGACGCCAATATCACCCTTATACTCCGCCTGCTCCTGCGTAATGAAGGCATGCTTGCAGCCAGGCACCTTGGCTGCTACAATCTTCCGAATCCGTTCACCTGCGTGATCTGGATCCGTGAATATAATAACGCCTCTGCGCTGCTGCGCAAGTGCAATACGCTTTAGCACCGCTTGTCCGATCGCAGAGCCGCCTGTTTCAATCGTATCCGCCTCTACCGCTCGGCGAATAGCAGCTGTATCGTCTTTGCCTTCGACGACAATCACTTCTTTTATCATAAGCGGTTCCCTTCCCAGTACGCAGAAAAAGAAGAGGGGTCCCCTCTTCTTTCGCCCAGGTCGTCACCTGGCAACGTATATATGACATTCTTCCCTCTGAAACAGACGTTTACACGTTAATTTTCAGACGGCTTTTTCGGTCCTACCACATACACGGTGTACCCTTGCTTCGTCCCGAATTTATTGGCATAACCATGATCTTCAAAGTAGACATCAATCATTTGACCTTTCACACCGCTGCCAATATCTTCAGCACGGCGGAAGCCAATGCCCTCGATGAATACCCACCATCCGAGCGGGATGACTTTTGGATCAACAGCAATCGTTCTGCCTTCTGACACCGTAGTCCCTGTATAGGTTTTACCGTAACCAGGTGATCCTTCGGATTTACCTGTGGATGCAACGCCTGCTGAATACGCAGTTAACTTCACATTCTTCAGGATTTGTTTATAACCAAAGGTAACACCGTTCTTCGAAACCTCATCCACACTAGGTGATGAAGACGAGAGAACAACCACAGGGTTTTTCGTACCTACGGACACAACTTTATTAATACTTTCTGTTTGTACTTCTTC is drawn from Paenibacillus sp. V4I7 and contains these coding sequences:
- the rsmA gene encoding 16S rRNA (adenine(1518)-N(6)/adenine(1519)-N(6))-dimethyltransferase RsmA; protein product: MNVPNNEVIVTADDVATPSKTKQIIKRNGLVLKKSLGQNFLIDQNILSKIVMAAELGPNKAVLEIGPGIGALTQQLAKLAGRVLAVEIDQRLLPILDETLEPYPHATVVHGDILKTDLPELFRQHFEGMDGVSVVANLPYYITTPIIMKLLEEKLPLENIVVMIQKEVADRMAARPGTKDYGSLSIAVQFHCEPELVTIVPRTVFVPQPNVDSAVIRLRVRKTPPVEVADVDFFFAVVGASFVQRRKTLYNNLAARFFTKENKPELEALLLSINIEPSRRGETLSMEEFARLSSALRAHGCK
- the rnmV gene encoding ribonuclease M5, with product MIKEVIVVEGKDDTAAIRRAVEADTIETGGSAIGQAVLKRIALAQQRRGVIIFTDPDHAGERIRKIVAAKVPGCKHAFITQEQAEYKGDIGVENATPETIRQALQSLRTEYDGAVSQLTMEDLMAAGLIVHVEAASRRLIVGKALGIGYCNGKQFYKRCAMFQISREEFEAALEHLEADK